A genomic window from Methanobacterium sp. BRmetb2 includes:
- a CDS encoding methanogenesis marker 12 protein produces MVFVGMDHGTTGVSFTILNNELIHFKIGREELSTGRVSALEELQKRVDTNSIQLMAITYAMGDGISTIKPIEKVKNRGIISIGGAGKVTGGGTIVYDEILDSNIPTVIIPGLHKNTPCLDNRFKAAYSHHASSEKISICYNAFLKTGYENMIVSDISSNTVSILIENGKINGAVDACLGAMGIIHGPLDLEMIRDIDDNIRTANECFSHAGAVKVAHIQTKVTRAKEKLIKSYLSGDKKSMLAMETMIMTIIMEIWGLAGVSENKLEGIVLTGSMGSMQYPINIFGSIKNKVKNLAPVISLPAISGSLGSAQIAQAIYEGEKNILGIKVVDF; encoded by the coding sequence TTGGTTTTTGTAGGGATGGATCACGGAACCACTGGAGTTTCTTTTACCATCCTCAACAACGAATTAATTCATTTTAAAATAGGAAGAGAAGAACTGTCCACAGGAAGAGTATCTGCTCTAGAAGAACTCCAAAAAAGAGTAGATACTAACTCTATCCAGTTAATGGCCATTACCTATGCTATGGGAGATGGCATTAGTACCATAAAACCTATTGAAAAAGTTAAAAATAGGGGCATAATTTCGATAGGTGGCGCAGGTAAGGTTACCGGTGGAGGAACAATAGTATACGATGAAATACTAGATTCTAATATTCCTACTGTTATTATCCCCGGACTCCATAAAAATACCCCCTGCTTGGATAATAGATTTAAAGCAGCTTATTCTCATCATGCCAGCTCTGAAAAAATTAGTATTTGTTATAATGCCTTTTTAAAGACTGGATATGAAAACATGATAGTTTCAGATATAAGTTCCAATACAGTCAGCATTTTAATAGAGAATGGTAAGATCAATGGTGCTGTGGATGCTTGTTTAGGTGCTATGGGAATTATACACGGACCGTTAGACTTAGAAATGATTAGGGATATAGATGACAATATCCGTACTGCAAATGAATGTTTCTCCCACGCAGGAGCTGTTAAAGTGGCCCATATACAAACTAAAGTGACCCGTGCAAAAGAAAAACTTATAAAATCTTATTTAAGTGGAGATAAAAAATCCATGCTAGCCATGGAAACCATGATTATGACTATTATAATGGAAATATGGGGACTGGCCGGTGTTAGTGAAAATAAACTGGAAGGAATAGTGCTTACTGGATCTATGGGTTCGATGCAATATCCAATAAACATTTTTGGTTCCATAAAAAATAAAGTAAAAAATCTGGCTCCAGTTATAAGCCTGCCAGCCATATCCGGATCTTTAGGCAGTGCACAAATTGCCCAAGCCATCTATGAAGGAGAAAAGAATATTTTAGGTATAAAAGTTGTTGATTTTTAA
- a CDS encoding restriction endonuclease codes for MKKNKLVEFVAKIMEDSGFKVYKEFRTSRHLIDIYGVLTTVLGDIGIVVACKNYDERWNVGLDVLKEMEMVAKTLKASKVVIVTTSDFTQQAKNYAARRNIKLINNDGLLRLAKKFSKDDVEYTSEEVEVIDDSYVPSSYEGNPGTSFAKSGKRGSLNRKRDKVANFFDPRIKNILRNTVVLILIVLSLSWIISTIIGAYGNVNNAILGIIKILFSAILAYGLVFSLERDITVTMVKGTTVFFVSLLVLILLIIF; via the coding sequence ATGAAGAAAAACAAGCTAGTCGAATTCGTAGCAAAAATAATGGAAGATTCTGGTTTCAAGGTTTATAAAGAGTTTAGAACTTCCAGACATCTTATAGACATTTATGGTGTTTTAACCACTGTTTTAGGTGATATTGGAATAGTTGTAGCTTGTAAAAATTATGATGAAAGGTGGAACGTTGGTCTTGATGTCCTTAAAGAAATGGAAATGGTAGCTAAAACACTTAAAGCATCTAAAGTAGTGATAGTAACTACCTCCGACTTTACACAACAAGCTAAAAATTACGCCGCTAGGAGAAATATAAAACTCATAAATAATGATGGACTTTTACGACTTGCAAAAAAGTTTTCTAAAGATGACGTAGAATATACAAGTGAAGAAGTTGAAGTAATAGATGATTCATATGTACCCTCCAGTTATGAAGGTAATCCGGGCACTTCTTTTGCGAAATCGGGAAAAAGAGGTTCTCTTAACCGTAAAAGAGATAAAGTAGCTAATTTTTTTGATCCGCGAATTAAAAACATACTTCGCAACACTGTTGTTCTAATTTTAATAGTTTTAAGTCTGTCATGGATAATCTCTACCATTATCGGTGCCTATGGAAATGTAAATAATGCTATTTTGGGAATTATCAAAATTTTATTTTCCGCAATCTTAGCATATGGTCTAGTTTTCAGTTTAGAACGTGACATAACTGTAACCATGGTAAAAGGCACCACAGTATTCTTTGTGTCCCTTTTGGTCCTTATACTACTCATAATTTTCTAA
- the ilvB gene encoding acetolactate synthase, large subunit, biosynthetic type — MKGGQAIIKSLTDAGVEVVFGYPGGVLLPLYDVIYDSDLRHILVRHEQCAAHAADGYARASGEVGVCIGTSGPGATNLVTGIATAYMDSSPILALAGQVPSNLIGNDAFQEVDTLGITMPITKHSFQPMKAKEIPEMIKSSFYIASTGRPGPVVIDLPKDVQEEEFKREKDIKMDLPGYKPTKKGHPLQIKKAAKLIIKSKKPVILAGGGVIISESSPELLKLSETIGAPVTNTLLGKGSYPEDHNLSLGMLGMHGRKTANFLVDECDCLIAIGCRFSDRTTGNVDEFAKNAKIIHIDIDPAEIGKNIEVDVPIVGDAKNVLNALLEMILKEKMNLNTEKWLNHVKEFKNACIPRMSYNDVPLKPQTVIKEIFETLDEDTIVTTDVGQNQMWMAHYFTSKHPRTFLSSGGLGTMGFGFPAAMGAKVAKPETDVVAVCGDGGFLMVCQDLATIKEYDIPIVICILDNRRLGMVAQWQKLFYDKRMSHTHLGEVPDFVMLAESFGVSAERVERPGEIKDALSNALKSGEPSLLDIIIDPEEILPMVPPGCGLTELVGEYKVESEVPGEITYHEKSQEKAGE; from the coding sequence ATGAAGGGCGGCCAAGCCATAATCAAATCACTAACTGATGCAGGAGTAGAAGTTGTATTCGGATACCCAGGGGGAGTTTTGCTACCCCTATATGATGTAATTTATGATTCAGACCTAAGACACATTCTAGTAAGACATGAACAGTGTGCAGCTCACGCAGCAGACGGATATGCGCGGGCTTCAGGAGAAGTGGGGGTATGCATCGGTACTTCTGGACCAGGAGCAACTAATCTTGTAACTGGTATTGCAACAGCTTACATGGATTCATCACCCATACTAGCTCTAGCAGGCCAGGTCCCAAGTAATTTAATAGGTAATGACGCATTTCAAGAAGTAGATACGCTGGGTATCACCATGCCCATTACTAAACACAGTTTTCAACCAATGAAAGCTAAAGAAATTCCTGAAATGATAAAATCAAGTTTTTACATTGCAAGTACTGGTCGGCCCGGCCCAGTAGTTATAGATCTTCCTAAAGATGTTCAAGAAGAAGAGTTTAAAAGGGAAAAGGACATAAAAATGGATCTTCCCGGATATAAACCCACAAAAAAAGGTCATCCGCTTCAAATAAAAAAAGCGGCTAAACTTATTATAAAATCAAAAAAACCAGTTATTCTCGCTGGTGGAGGAGTCATTATATCAGAATCTTCTCCAGAACTGTTAAAACTTTCTGAGACAATTGGAGCACCTGTAACAAATACGCTTTTAGGAAAAGGATCATATCCTGAAGATCATAATTTATCACTTGGAATGCTGGGAATGCATGGAAGAAAAACTGCCAATTTTTTGGTGGACGAATGTGATTGTTTAATTGCCATTGGATGCCGATTTTCAGATAGAACAACTGGTAATGTAGATGAATTTGCTAAAAATGCCAAAATAATACACATCGACATTGACCCTGCAGAAATTGGTAAGAATATAGAAGTAGATGTCCCCATAGTTGGAGATGCAAAAAATGTGCTCAACGCCCTCCTGGAAATGATTTTAAAAGAGAAAATGAATTTAAATACTGAAAAATGGTTAAATCATGTTAAAGAATTTAAAAATGCTTGTATTCCAAGAATGTCGTATAATGATGTTCCATTAAAGCCACAAACAGTTATCAAAGAAATATTCGAAACACTGGACGAGGATACGATAGTAACCACGGATGTTGGACAGAATCAGATGTGGATGGCCCATTATTTCACATCTAAACATCCTCGAACATTTTTATCATCTGGAGGTCTAGGAACTATGGGATTTGGATTCCCCGCAGCTATGGGGGCTAAAGTAGCTAAACCTGAAACAGATGTTGTTGCAGTATGTGGGGATGGAGGTTTCCTAATGGTATGCCAAGATCTGGCCACTATAAAGGAATATGATATACCGATCGTTATATGTATTTTAGATAATAGGCGGCTGGGAATGGTGGCCCAGTGGCAAAAATTGTTCTACGACAAAAGAATGTCCCATACACATCTGGGAGAAGTTCCTGATTTTGTAATGCTGGCAGAATCATTTGGAGTCAGTGCTGAAAGAGTAGAAAGGCCTGGTGAAATAAAGGATGCCCTCTCAAATGCTCTTAAATCAGGAGAACCAAGTTTACTTGATATAATCATTGATCCAGAGGAAATTCTTCCTATGGTACCTCCAGGATGTGGACTTACTGAATTAGTAGGCGAATATAAAGTGGAAAGTGAAGTTCCTGGAGAAATAACCTATCATGAAAAGTCCCAAGAGAAGGCAGGTGAATAA
- a CDS encoding ketol-acid reductoisomerase, with protein sequence MKIYYEKNVNTEVLKDKTIAVIGYGSQGMAQSRNMADSGLNVVVGLRKGGNSWDIALNDGMEVLTVENAVEESDVIHILIPDEIQAKVYENSIKAGLKEGNTISFSHGYNIHYGYIKPPENINITMIAPKGPGSMVRKQYLEGFGIPGLVAVENDYTGNALDIALAMGKGCGLTKAGVLETTFKEETETDLFGEQAVLCGGVTELIKGGFETLVEAGYQPEVAYFETCHELKLIVDLIYEKGFAGMWKDVSNTAEYGGLSRRERIITSETKTEMKKILDEIQKGEFTKEWALENQANRAMLNRLRSIEGELQIEKVGSKLRKLCGLEK encoded by the coding sequence ATGAAGATATATTATGAAAAAAATGTGAATACTGAAGTTTTAAAGGATAAAACTATCGCAGTTATAGGATACGGTAGTCAAGGTATGGCCCAATCTAGAAACATGGCCGATAGTGGTTTAAATGTTGTTGTTGGACTAAGAAAAGGTGGAAACTCTTGGGATATAGCTTTAAATGATGGAATGGAAGTTTTAACTGTTGAAAATGCTGTAGAAGAATCAGATGTAATACACATACTCATACCTGATGAAATTCAGGCCAAAGTTTATGAGAATTCCATAAAAGCGGGTCTAAAAGAAGGTAACACCATATCATTCTCTCATGGTTACAACATACACTATGGATACATTAAACCGCCGGAAAATATCAACATAACTATGATTGCCCCCAAAGGACCGGGTAGTATGGTTAGAAAACAATACTTAGAAGGATTCGGAATTCCAGGATTGGTAGCAGTAGAAAATGATTATACTGGTAATGCATTGGACATTGCACTGGCTATGGGAAAAGGTTGTGGACTAACCAAAGCTGGAGTTTTAGAAACTACATTCAAAGAAGAAACTGAAACTGATTTATTTGGTGAACAGGCCGTTCTTTGTGGAGGAGTAACTGAATTAATAAAGGGAGGGTTCGAAACATTGGTCGAAGCTGGGTATCAACCAGAAGTAGCCTATTTTGAGACCTGTCATGAATTAAAACTAATTGTGGATCTGATATATGAAAAAGGATTTGCTGGAATGTGGAAAGATGTAAGTAACACTGCTGAATATGGTGGTTTATCTCGAAGAGAACGGATAATTACCAGTGAAACAAAAACTGAGATGAAAAAGATATTAGATGAAATTCAAAAAGGTGAATTTACCAAAGAATGGGCCCTGGAAAACCAGGCCAACAGAGCTATGCTCAACCGGTTAAGAAGTATTGAAGGAGAACTCCAAATAGAAAAGGTGGGCTCCAAACTCAGAAAACTCTGTGGACTAGAAAAATAA
- the ilvN gene encoding acetolactate synthase small subunit: MEDERTHIISALVLHKPGVLQRVAGLFTRRAFNIDSITVGTSEKEGMARMTIISRGDEKVLEQITKQLNKLIDVIKVRDLEYETTVKRELCLIKVNSPTEKIRSEVIQYAGIFRGRIIDVSPETLTIEITGDSDKIDTLIDLVRGFGIKEIARTGPTAMSRGIKTM, encoded by the coding sequence ATGGAAGATGAAAGAACCCATATTATTAGCGCCTTAGTACTGCACAAGCCCGGTGTCCTACAAAGAGTAGCTGGATTATTTACACGAAGAGCTTTTAATATTGATAGTATTACAGTTGGAACATCTGAAAAAGAGGGAATGGCCCGTATGACAATCATTTCCAGAGGAGATGAGAAGGTACTAGAACAAATAACCAAACAACTGAACAAGCTAATTGATGTTATTAAAGTCAGGGACCTGGAATATGAAACCACCGTTAAAAGAGAATTATGCTTAATTAAGGTTAATTCACCCACTGAAAAAATAAGATCAGAAGTCATACAATACGCAGGAATTTTCCGGGGGCGAATAATTGACGTAAGTCCTGAAACCCTCACTATTGAAATTACTGGGGATTCGGATAAAATAGACACCCTGATCGATTTGGTCAGAGGCTTCGGAATTAAAGAAATAGCACGGACAGGACCTACTGCAATGTCCCGTGGTATAAAGACAATGTAA
- a CDS encoding 5'/3'-nucleotidase SurE gives MRIVITNDDGVNSSGIIAAKKAVEKLGKINVVAPATQQSGIGHALTLFEPIRVTATNLMDGSEAYSVSGTPTDAVIIGIFEIVEEKPDLLISGINIGENLGMSELTTSGTIGAAMEAAVHGIPALSVSLQVTRGDIKFHDGHVDVDFSHAQKMTRNVAKKILNKGLPAGVDFLNLNIPASHKDNKIKLTRLGKRMYKIHIKKRLDPRGRPYYWIDGDPVENDTENTDVHVLKSENCATLTPISLDCTSHLDSMQGWID, from the coding sequence ATGAGAATTGTTATTACCAACGACGACGGAGTTAACTCATCAGGAATTATAGCTGCCAAAAAAGCAGTTGAAAAGTTAGGCAAAATTAATGTTGTAGCGCCAGCAACACAGCAAAGTGGTATAGGCCATGCTTTAACACTTTTTGAACCTATTAGAGTTACAGCTACTAATTTAATGGATGGTAGTGAAGCTTATTCTGTTTCCGGGACACCAACTGATGCAGTAATAATTGGAATATTTGAAATAGTAGAAGAAAAACCTGATTTATTAATTTCCGGCATCAATATAGGTGAAAATCTTGGAATGTCTGAATTAACCACTTCTGGAACTATTGGGGCGGCCATGGAGGCAGCTGTCCATGGGATACCCGCTTTATCAGTATCTTTGCAGGTCACCAGGGGTGATATTAAGTTTCATGACGGTCATGTCGATGTGGATTTTTCCCATGCACAAAAAATGACGAGAAATGTGGCAAAAAAGATTTTAAATAAAGGATTACCTGCGGGGGTGGATTTTCTCAATCTGAATATTCCTGCATCTCATAAAGATAATAAAATTAAACTTACCCGGTTGGGAAAAAGAATGTACAAAATTCATATTAAAAAACGATTGGATCCACGTGGCAGACCTTATTACTGGATTGATGGTGATCCCGTAGAAAATGATACAGAAAATACTGATGTACATGTTCTAAAAAGTGAGAATTGTGCAACATTGACTCCTATATCTTTAGATTGCACTTCCCATCTTGATTCTATGCAAGGTTGGATAGATTAA
- a CDS encoding branched chain amino acid aminotransferase, producing MAWNEAGKIWFNGKLVDWKDANVHVLSHVIHYGSSVFEGIRSYNTKKGTAIFRLHEHVKRLVNSAKIYRMEVPYSLDYLSEAVVDTVKINNLTECYIRPFIFRGYSELGVNPLNCPLEVIVAAWKWGKYLGTEAIEYGVDVGVSSWRRMAPDTLPNLAKAGANYMNSQLVKMESLTNGYDEGIILDYHGQISEGSGENIFLVKDGVLYTTPISASILEGITRNSIITLAKNMDITVKEEPLPREMLYLADEIFLTGTAAEVTPVRSVDKIVVGDGIRGEITRKLQEKFFSIVDGSHEDEYGWLTFI from the coding sequence ATGGCCTGGAATGAAGCCGGAAAAATATGGTTTAATGGAAAACTCGTTGATTGGAAAGATGCAAATGTTCATGTTTTATCCCATGTTATACATTATGGTTCCAGCGTTTTTGAAGGAATTCGGAGTTATAATACCAAAAAAGGGACTGCAATCTTTCGTTTGCATGAACATGTTAAAAGACTGGTTAATTCAGCAAAGATCTATCGTATGGAAGTACCTTACTCACTAGACTATCTAAGCGAAGCAGTTGTTGATACTGTAAAGATCAATAACTTAACTGAATGTTATATAAGGCCGTTTATATTTCGAGGTTACAGTGAATTAGGAGTAAATCCTCTAAACTGTCCATTAGAAGTTATTGTTGCTGCATGGAAATGGGGTAAATATCTTGGAACTGAAGCAATAGAATATGGAGTTGATGTTGGAGTTTCAAGTTGGCGCCGAATGGCTCCAGATACACTGCCTAACTTGGCCAAAGCTGGAGCAAACTATATGAATTCCCAGCTGGTAAAAATGGAATCACTGACCAATGGTTACGACGAAGGTATTATTCTTGATTATCATGGACAGATCAGTGAAGGAAGTGGAGAAAATATCTTTTTAGTAAAAGATGGAGTTTTATATACTACCCCCATTTCTGCATCTATTCTGGAGGGAATAACCCGAAATTCCATCATAACATTAGCTAAAAATATGGATATCACGGTTAAAGAAGAACCCTTGCCCCGAGAAATGCTTTACTTGGCTGATGAAATATTTTTAACAGGTACGGCTGCAGAGGTAACTCCCGTTCGATCAGTAGATAAAATTGTGGTTGGTGATGGCATCCGGGGTGAAATAACTCGAAAGCTACAGGAAAAATTCTTCAGTATTGTTGATGGTAGCCATGAGGATGAATATGGATGGTTAACCTTCATTTAA